A stretch of Flavobacterium sp. N2270 DNA encodes these proteins:
- the arsC gene encoding arsenate reductase (glutaredoxin) (This arsenate reductase requires both glutathione and glutaredoxin to convert arsenate to arsenite, after which the efflux transporter formed by ArsA and ArsB can extrude the arsenite from the cell, providing resistance.) produces the protein MITIYHNPRCSKSREGVSFLDSLNLEFKTIKYLDETLTKEELQSILKKLNYKPIELVRTKEKIWIENYKNKQLTDDEIINAMIENPKLIERPIIINGNKAVVARPTDKMKEIL, from the coding sequence ATGATCACAATTTATCACAACCCAAGATGTTCTAAATCAAGAGAAGGAGTTTCATTTTTAGATAGTTTAAACTTAGAATTTAAAACCATAAAATACCTCGATGAAACATTAACTAAAGAAGAGTTACAATCAATACTTAAAAAGTTAAATTATAAACCAATTGAATTAGTTCGAACTAAAGAAAAAATTTGGATTGAAAATTACAAAAACAAGCAATTAACTGATGATGAAATTATTAACGCAATGATTGAAAACCCAAAATTAATTGAAAGACCAATAATTATAAATGGAAATAAAGCTGTAGTTGCTAGACCAACTGATAAGATGAAGGAAATTTTATAA
- a CDS encoding endonuclease, with protein MLQKLLSVLTLLLFNFSFSQVYINEIDADNSGFDTTEFVELKSTSANLPLDGYVLVFYNETNNLSYFAIDLDGFTTDINGIIHFGNSAVSPPPSSAAIFTNSTIQNGPDVVAIYLGNDTDFPVNTPATTSNLIDAIAYSTSSTQPTTLMAALGIPATKFTNETTTHPRSSQRKNDGTWESKTPTPGANNDGSGVVLNYISVSVPQVSYNEGESFYVTFNTSSVVTGSNLVINFSIVNGNFMVNDYTSATDLTAVIPVGFDSASALIVLNDDSTDEGDEEMLIDLQSVPSEYVINNDNIIVRIYDNDFQFQNFGKPTTPTYGIVSSTAPVGYYDSLNGLSGSTLKQAVQDIIAEFGVVRLHSYADIWEILNTADRNPENNNQVWALYREEPMAKLDQQNSSSIIGKWNREHIFAQSRGGFETAMGDTADGISVYTNTSAVTTVDGVSDAHHIRVANGQENSSRNNKNYSNVASATDYNGPTGTLGSWKGDVARALFYMAVRFNGLNVVNGSPSEYLSDGFTPSGNIGDLATLLSWHQQDPPDDFEMNRNNYIYTWQNNRNPFIDNPCLVDIIFGSNFGQTFPCNTLSNQDVFTASVLVYPNPTSDYVILSGINGTAKAEIYTITGQKVKEVNFENEVRIPLELQSGMYLIEISNDTNRTTKKIIVR; from the coding sequence ATGCTCCAAAAATTACTTTCAGTATTAACATTACTTTTATTTAATTTTTCTTTTTCACAAGTTTATATAAATGAAATTGATGCAGATAATTCAGGTTTTGATACAACAGAATTTGTCGAATTAAAGTCTACCTCGGCTAATTTACCCTTAGACGGTTATGTTTTAGTTTTTTATAATGAAACAAATAATTTAAGTTATTTTGCTATTGATTTAGATGGGTTTACTACAGATATCAATGGAATTATTCATTTTGGAAACTCAGCAGTTTCTCCCCCTCCTTCATCAGCAGCTATATTTACTAATAGTACAATTCAAAATGGACCTGATGTTGTAGCAATTTATTTAGGAAATGACACTGATTTCCCTGTAAACACTCCAGCAACAACCTCAAATTTAATTGATGCTATTGCTTATTCAACAAGTTCAACACAACCTACAACTTTAATGGCTGCTTTAGGAATTCCAGCAACTAAATTCACTAATGAAACAACAACACATCCTCGTTCTTCTCAGCGTAAAAATGATGGCACATGGGAATCTAAAACTCCAACTCCAGGCGCAAACAATGATGGTTCAGGTGTGGTTTTAAATTATATTTCGGTATCTGTTCCACAAGTATCCTATAATGAAGGGGAGAGTTTTTATGTAACATTTAATACTAGCTCTGTTGTAACTGGATCAAACCTTGTAATTAACTTTTCTATTGTTAATGGTAATTTTATGGTTAATGATTACACATCAGCTACTGATTTAACAGCTGTAATCCCAGTTGGTTTTGATTCTGCATCTGCCTTAATAGTACTTAATGATGACAGTACTGATGAGGGAGATGAAGAAATGTTAATTGATTTACAATCGGTTCCATCTGAATATGTCATAAATAATGACAATATAATTGTTAGGATTTATGATAATGATTTTCAATTCCAAAACTTTGGAAAACCTACAACTCCTACTTATGGAATAGTTTCAAGTACTGCTCCCGTTGGATATTATGATTCATTAAATGGATTATCTGGTTCCACATTAAAGCAAGCCGTTCAAGATATTATTGCTGAGTTTGGAGTAGTTAGATTACATAGTTATGCGGATATATGGGAAATATTAAACACAGCCGATAGAAATCCTGAGAATAATAATCAAGTTTGGGCTTTATACAGAGAAGAGCCAATGGCTAAGTTAGACCAACAAAACTCAAGTAGTATTATAGGAAAATGGAATCGTGAACATATTTTTGCTCAATCTCGTGGTGGTTTTGAAACCGCTATGGGAGATACTGCTGATGGAATAAGTGTTTATACAAATACTAGTGCAGTAACAACTGTTGACGGAGTTTCAGACGCACACCATATACGTGTTGCAAATGGTCAAGAAAACTCATCTCGAAATAATAAAAACTATTCTAATGTTGCAAGTGCAACGGATTATAATGGACCAACAGGAACTTTAGGTTCTTGGAAAGGAGATGTTGCAAGAGCTTTGTTTTATATGGCGGTTAGATTTAATGGTCTAAATGTAGTTAATGGAAGTCCGAGTGAATACCTATCAGATGGTTTTACGCCTTCTGGAAATATTGGAGATTTAGCAACTTTATTATCATGGCATCAACAAGATCCTCCAGATGATTTTGAAATGAATAGAAACAATTATATTTATACTTGGCAAAATAACCGAAACCCTTTTATTGATAATCCATGTCTTGTGGATATCATTTTTGGATCAAATTTTGGACAAACTTTCCCTTGTAATACATTATCAAATCAAGATGTTTTTACTGCATCTGTATTGGTTTATCCAAACCCAACATCTGATTATGTAATTTTATCAGGTATAAACGGTACTGCTAAAGCAGAAATTTACACAATTACTGGTCAAAAAGTAAAAGAAGTTAACTTTGAAAATGAAGTTAGAATTCCTTTAGAGCTTCAATCAGGAATGTATTTGATAGAAATCTCAAATGACACTAACAGAACAACTAAGAAAATTATAGTGAGATAA
- a CDS encoding TonB-dependent receptor domain-containing protein, whose translation MSNIKNFIALSLLIFTSLSFAQQRPEVKKVTISGTILEKGTNIPLEYATVVLQNAKKPEILTGGITDIDGKFSFEVNAGEYNVRYEFISFKTVSVKNKKITSDTNLGTVFLEEDIAQLNDVVVVAERSTVEIKLDKRVYNVGKDMTVKGGTVSDVLDNVPSVTVDPDGTIALRGNENVRILIDGKPSGLAGINIADALKLLPADAVEKVEVITNPSARYDAEGSGGIINIVLRKGKAQGINGSVVLSVSDPESYGASTNLNYRSDNFNLFSNFGYNYRNSPGNSLTDSEYFNNDGTTSAFINERRTNERLNEGYNANFGIDLFLNKSTTWTNSLTFTEGRSKNPDDVYFYNYDNTFTPTFVRNRFNDERGNDFSFEYATNFTKNFKKEDHKLTVDIAISQNRDNESSIITDQIVGDNSSLFTETTLNNQKQQRNLFQADYVLPIGENGRFEAGYRGSFQKNLTVFEIEPNTAYSNTLEYNEDINALYAQYGNKINKFSYFLGMRFEDSNIDVNSLTANDYNNKKYNNFFPSATINYEISESNSLSLSYSKRINRPRGRFLNPFSSYSSNINIFQGNPDLDPSYTNAIDLGYLKRWSKLTLNSSVYVNITDQSFEFIKKESGLEVDGIPVILSTPINLSKEYRAGFEFNVNYSPYKWWKLNGNLNVFRVENDGDYSYTDYLGNNVVQNFDNVATTWFTRASSKITLPYEIDWQTNVTYRAPQTTAQGKRLDMTSVNLAFSKDILKDKGSISLNVSDLFNTRKRRFNSELDAVNSYTEFQWRQRQITLAFTYRFNKKKNERENQKREDAGGDAEFM comes from the coding sequence ATGTCAAACATTAAAAATTTTATTGCGTTAAGCTTACTAATCTTTACAAGTTTAAGTTTTGCACAACAAAGACCAGAAGTAAAAAAAGTGACTATCTCTGGTACAATTTTAGAAAAAGGTACAAATATTCCTTTAGAATATGCAACGGTTGTACTTCAAAATGCTAAAAAACCTGAAATACTTACGGGAGGAATTACAGATATTGACGGTAAATTTAGTTTTGAAGTTAATGCAGGTGAATATAATGTTAGATATGAATTTATTTCATTTAAAACTGTATCAGTAAAAAACAAAAAAATAACTAGTGATACTAACTTAGGAACAGTATTTTTAGAAGAAGATATTGCACAATTAAATGATGTTGTTGTTGTAGCAGAAAGATCAACTGTAGAAATTAAGCTAGATAAAAGAGTTTATAATGTTGGTAAAGACATGACAGTTAAAGGAGGAACCGTAAGTGATGTTTTAGATAATGTACCTTCGGTAACAGTTGACCCAGATGGAACCATTGCTCTTAGAGGAAATGAAAATGTTAGAATTTTAATTGACGGCAAACCTTCTGGTTTAGCAGGAATAAATATTGCCGATGCATTAAAACTTTTACCAGCAGATGCTGTAGAAAAAGTAGAAGTAATTACAAATCCATCAGCTCGTTATGATGCTGAAGGAAGTGGAGGAATTATAAATATTGTTTTAAGAAAAGGAAAAGCACAAGGTATAAATGGCTCTGTAGTACTTTCTGTAAGTGATCCAGAATCATATGGTGCAAGTACAAACTTAAACTATAGATCAGATAATTTTAATTTATTCTCAAACTTTGGATATAATTATAGAAATTCTCCAGGAAACTCATTAACAGATTCTGAATATTTTAATAATGATGGTACAACAAGTGCTTTCATTAATGAAAGAAGAACTAACGAAAGATTAAACGAAGGTTACAATGCTAATTTCGGAATTGATTTATTCTTAAACAAATCTACAACTTGGACAAATTCCTTAACTTTTACAGAAGGAAGAAGTAAAAATCCAGACGATGTTTACTTCTATAATTATGACAATACCTTTACTCCTACATTTGTAAGAAATAGATTTAACGACGAAAGAGGAAACGATTTCAGCTTTGAATATGCTACTAACTTTACAAAAAACTTCAAAAAAGAAGACCATAAATTAACAGTAGATATCGCAATATCTCAAAACAGAGATAACGAAAGCTCAATTATTACAGACCAAATTGTGGGAGACAATAGTTCCCTATTTACAGAAACTACATTAAACAATCAAAAACAGCAACGTAATCTATTTCAAGCTGATTATGTATTACCAATTGGCGAAAATGGTCGTTTTGAAGCAGGTTATAGAGGTAGTTTCCAAAAAAACTTAACCGTATTTGAAATTGAACCAAATACAGCTTATTCAAATACTCTAGAGTACAATGAAGACATTAATGCTTTATATGCACAATATGGAAATAAAATAAACAAGTTTTCTTATTTCTTAGGAATGCGCTTTGAAGATAGTAACATCGATGTTAATTCTTTAACAGCAAATGATTATAATAATAAAAAATACAATAACTTTTTCCCTTCAGCTACTATTAATTATGAAATTTCAGAATCTAATAGCTTAAGTTTAAGTTACAGTAAAAGAATTAACAGACCAAGAGGAAGATTCCTGAATCCATTCTCTTCTTACTCTAGTAATATTAACATATTTCAAGGAAATCCCGATTTAGATCCATCATATACAAATGCAATAGACTTAGGTTACCTTAAAAGATGGAGTAAATTAACTTTAAACTCATCTGTATACGTAAACATAACAGATCAATCGTTTGAATTTATTAAAAAAGAATCAGGGTTAGAAGTAGATGGTATTCCAGTAATTCTAAGTACACCTATTAACCTTTCAAAAGAATATAGAGCAGGTTTCGAATTCAATGTAAACTACTCACCTTATAAATGGTGGAAATTAAACGGAAACTTAAATGTTTTTAGAGTTGAAAACGATGGAGATTATTCATACACTGATTATTTAGGAAATAATGTAGTTCAAAATTTTGACAACGTAGCAACAACATGGTTTACAAGAGCCTCGTCAAAAATAACACTACCTTATGAAATAGATTGGCAAACAAATGTAACTTATAGAGCTCCTCAAACAACAGCTCAAGGTAAGCGTTTAGACATGACATCTGTAAACCTTGCATTTAGTAAAGACATCTTAAAAGACAAAGGATCAATTTCATTAAACGTAAGCGATTTATTCAATACAAGAAAAAGAAGATTCAATTCAGAACTTGATGCTGTAAACTCATACACAGAATTTCAATGGAGACAACGTCAAATAACATTAGCCTTTACGTACCGTTTTAACAAAAAGAAAAACGAAAGAGAAAATCAAAAAAGAGAAGATGCCGGCGGAGATGCTGAATTCATGTAA
- a CDS encoding CPBP family intramembrane glutamic endopeptidase, giving the protein MKKRINFVLTKYTIMFIEQLKNKKPNLWLYLPLPLSFIGLMVWNYIESDGVDTAIMIQQTIQMIGVNGTFLMIITPLSIACLFLLFWVKYVQNQSITMLTTSRKKIDWKRIFFSFSLWSLISIIMVLGSYYLNPENFVLNFRLNKFLVFLVIAIIFIPLQTSFEEYLFRGHMMQGIGLATNNRLIPLIVTSVLFGLMHIANPEVGKMGYIIMVYYIGTGFFLGLITLMDEGLELALGFHAANNLIGALLVTADWTAFQTHSIFKDIAEPAAGFDIILPVFIVFPILILLFAKKYKWNNWSKKLTGNLNIDNVTENTNV; this is encoded by the coding sequence TTGAAGAAAAGAATTAACTTTGTACTAACTAAATATACTATTATGTTTATTGAACAATTAAAAAATAAAAAACCAAACCTTTGGCTGTATTTGCCATTACCTTTATCATTTATTGGTTTAATGGTTTGGAATTATATAGAATCAGACGGAGTTGATACTGCAATTATGATTCAACAAACCATACAAATGATTGGTGTTAATGGAACTTTTTTAATGATAATTACTCCATTGTCAATTGCGTGTTTGTTTTTGTTGTTTTGGGTTAAATATGTTCAAAATCAATCTATTACTATGTTAACCACTTCTAGAAAAAAAATTGATTGGAAAAGAATTTTCTTTTCATTTTCGCTTTGGAGTTTAATAAGCATTATAATGGTTTTAGGATCTTATTATCTGAATCCTGAGAATTTTGTATTGAATTTTAGGCTGAATAAATTTTTAGTTTTTTTAGTAATTGCTATTATATTCATTCCTTTACAAACAAGTTTTGAAGAATATTTATTTAGAGGCCATATGATGCAAGGAATTGGTTTAGCAACTAATAACCGATTAATTCCTTTAATTGTAACTTCAGTTTTGTTTGGACTTATGCATATTGCTAATCCAGAAGTTGGTAAAATGGGTTACATTATAATGGTTTATTACATAGGAACCGGATTTTTTTTAGGTCTTATTACACTTATGGATGAAGGTTTAGAGTTGGCTCTTGGTTTTCATGCTGCAAATAATTTAATTGGCGCTTTATTGGTAACGGCTGATTGGACTGCTTTTCAAACGCATTCAATTTTTAAGGATATAGCTGAACCCGCTGCAGGTTTTGATATAATTTTACCTGTTTTTATAGTTTTTCCAATATTGATTTTACTATTTGCTAAAAAGTATAAATGGAATAATTGGAGTAAAAAGTTAACCGGAAATTTAAATATAGATAATGTTACAGAAAACACTAACGTATAA
- a CDS encoding M42 family metallopeptidase: protein MSSKTILKKDSLTFLEKYLNNASPTGYEAEGQKLWMDYLKPYVDTFITDTYGTAVGVINPDAPFKVVIEGHADEIAWYVNYISDDGFIYVIRNGGSDHMIAPSKRVHIHTKKGIVKGVFGWPAIHTRNKSKEEPARIDNIFIDCGCNTKEEVEKMGVHVGCVITYPDTFEILNENKFICRAIDNRMGGFMIAEVARLLKENKKKLPFGLYIVNSVQEEIGLRGAEMITQTIKPNVAIVTDVCHDTTTPMIDKKIEGDLKMGNGPVIAYAPATQNKLREMIVDTAEENKIPFQRNASSRATGTDTDAFAYSNGGVASALISLPLRYMHTTVEMVHRDDVENVIKLIYESLLKIENNETFSYFK, encoded by the coding sequence ATGAGTTCAAAAACTATACTGAAAAAAGATTCTTTAACTTTTTTAGAAAAATATTTAAACAATGCATCTCCGACTGGATATGAAGCAGAAGGGCAAAAATTATGGATGGATTATTTAAAACCATATGTTGATACATTTATTACAGATACATATGGGACTGCTGTAGGAGTGATAAATCCTGACGCTCCTTTTAAAGTTGTTATTGAAGGCCATGCTGATGAAATTGCATGGTATGTAAATTACATTTCTGATGATGGTTTTATTTATGTTATTAGAAATGGAGGAAGTGACCATATGATTGCTCCTTCTAAAAGAGTTCATATTCATACTAAAAAAGGAATTGTAAAAGGAGTTTTTGGTTGGCCTGCCATTCATACCAGAAATAAATCTAAAGAAGAACCAGCTAGAATAGACAACATCTTTATTGACTGTGGATGTAACACTAAAGAGGAAGTTGAAAAAATGGGAGTTCATGTAGGTTGTGTTATAACTTATCCTGATACTTTTGAAATTTTAAACGAAAATAAATTCATTTGTAGAGCGATTGACAATAGAATGGGTGGATTTATGATTGCTGAAGTTGCTCGTTTATTAAAAGAAAACAAAAAGAAATTACCATTTGGTTTATACATTGTAAACTCAGTACAAGAAGAAATTGGTTTAAGAGGCGCAGAAATGATTACTCAAACTATTAAACCAAATGTTGCTATTGTTACAGATGTTTGCCATGATACCACTACTCCAATGATTGATAAAAAAATTGAAGGCGATTTAAAAATGGGGAACGGTCCTGTTATTGCATATGCTCCGGCCACTCAAAATAAATTACGTGAAATGATTGTAGACACAGCAGAAGAAAACAAAATTCCGTTTCAACGTAACGCATCTTCAAGAGCTACTGGTACAGATACTGATGCTTTTGCTTATAGTAATGGCGGTGTTGCTTCTGCATTAATTTCTTTACCACTTCGTTATATGCACACTACTGTGGAAATGGTTCACAGAGATGATGTTGAAAATGTAATTAAATTGATTTATGAAAGTTTGTTAAAAATTGAAAACAACGAAACCTTTTCATATTTTAAATAA
- a CDS encoding DUF4294 domain-containing protein: MRNYTLYLILLFSLSIKGQVQDTLKVTAQDSAVLYSIELKEIVVTKNGVKVLSDEQKKVLILKRRVYKVYPYAKLTAEKLMQINETMAKLKTNKEKKKYFKLVENYLQEEFEPKLKKLSRKDGQILVKLINRQTGSTTFDLIKDYKSGWKAFWSSNTAKLFNINLKTKYEPFEVSEDFYIESILVTAFKERHLAPQPSAKEIDLKKLAATWRAKNEKAKLKKEEL, from the coding sequence ATGAGAAATTATACCTTATATTTAATACTACTTTTTTCATTATCTATAAAAGGACAAGTTCAAGACACTTTAAAAGTAACAGCCCAAGATTCAGCTGTTTTATATTCAATAGAACTTAAAGAAATCGTCGTTACAAAAAATGGAGTTAAAGTTTTAAGTGATGAGCAAAAAAAAGTATTAATTTTAAAAAGGAGAGTATATAAGGTCTATCCATATGCGAAATTAACAGCAGAAAAGTTAATGCAGATTAATGAAACTATGGCTAAGCTTAAAACCAATAAAGAAAAAAAGAAATACTTTAAGCTAGTTGAAAATTATTTACAAGAAGAATTTGAACCAAAACTTAAAAAGTTGTCCCGAAAAGACGGACAAATTTTAGTTAAATTAATCAATAGGCAAACTGGTTCAACTACTTTTGATTTAATTAAAGATTACAAAAGTGGCTGGAAAGCATTTTGGTCAAGTAATACGGCAAAACTTTTCAATATTAATTTGAAAACAAAGTATGAACCATTCGAAGTTTCAGAAGATTTTTACATAGAATCTATATTAGTAACAGCTTTTAAAGAAAGACATCTTGCGCCACAACCTTCAGCAAAAGAAATCGATTTAAAGAAATTAGCTGCAACATGGAGAGCAAAAAATGAAAAAGCAAAACTTAAAAAAGAAGAATTATAG
- a CDS encoding AMP-binding protein, which produces MLQKTLTYKNVHNRFKFNGVHLNFKQIKRVAVSYIKEGDEYEKVIFKFLLNWLDEKPYIEVQTSGTTGKPKIIKIEKQFVVASALSTGDFLNLKPGDSALLCLSADYIAGKLMLVRALILGLELDAVELSSTPLKSITKNYDFVAMVPMQVEDSIAQLHQIKTLIIGGAQVNSVLIDKLKNATTTIFETYGMTETVSHVAMKRIENNCFEALPNVVFSIDDRNCLIVDAPKVAKKTIITNDLVELISDKKFIWKGRFDNIINSGGIKFSPEEIEFKLQEKIKNRFFIGSQEDKKLGQKVILVIESDIDLNLSANIFEHLSKYETPKNVYYIDKFIETSTNKINRKATLQKIKVV; this is translated from the coding sequence ATGTTACAGAAAACACTAACGTATAAAAACGTTCACAATCGCTTTAAATTTAATGGAGTTCATTTAAATTTTAAACAAATTAAAAGAGTAGCTGTTAGTTATATTAAAGAAGGTGATGAATATGAAAAAGTTATTTTTAAGTTTCTTTTAAATTGGTTAGACGAAAAACCATATATTGAAGTACAAACATCAGGAACAACAGGAAAACCTAAAATAATTAAAATTGAAAAACAATTCGTTGTTGCTTCTGCACTTTCAACTGGCGATTTTTTAAATTTGAAACCAGGTGATTCCGCATTATTGTGTTTATCTGCGGATTATATTGCAGGAAAATTAATGCTGGTTAGAGCTTTAATTTTAGGATTAGAATTAGATGCAGTTGAACTTTCAAGTACTCCGTTAAAATCTATTACTAAAAATTATGACTTTGTAGCAATGGTTCCTATGCAAGTAGAAGATTCTATTGCTCAATTACATCAAATTAAAACATTAATTATTGGCGGTGCTCAAGTAAACTCTGTTTTAATAGACAAACTAAAAAATGCAACAACAACTATTTTTGAAACGTATGGAATGACCGAAACCGTATCTCATGTGGCAATGAAACGCATTGAAAATAATTGTTTTGAAGCGTTACCAAATGTCGTTTTTTCAATAGATGACAGAAATTGTTTAATTGTTGATGCGCCTAAAGTTGCTAAAAAAACTATCATTACAAACGATTTAGTTGAATTAATTTCTGATAAGAAATTTATTTGGAAAGGAAGATTTGATAATATTATAAATAGTGGAGGAATAAAATTTTCACCAGAAGAAATAGAATTTAAATTGCAAGAAAAAATTAAAAACCGCTTTTTTATAGGTTCACAAGAAGATAAAAAGTTAGGACAAAAAGTAATTTTAGTTATCGAATCGGATATTGACTTAAATTTAAGCGCAAATATATTTGAACACTTATCAAAATATGAAACTCCTAAAAACGTGTATTATATTGATAAGTTTATAGAAACATCAACTAATAAAATTAATAGAAAAGCTACTTTACAAAAAATAAAGGTTGTCTAA
- a CDS encoding M91 family zinc metallopeptidase, translated as MFDYKYKYQGQEFEEELGKNTYAYEWRDYDPTIGRFNKIDRFSEKYLGVSTYAFSANSPIQYREIAGDSIHVVLRSRGVNNSTNIQKLYWGQNNNGNYSFFDSSNGSAYQGGDQFVADLTNALNSLMSGGIVGNNLVTSLAGDLNNNVEILSSNENKAGFDGSFVKWNSSNTNGAPDNQPGNNNQRPTFISLGHELAHIKDSWSGTLDQSRWFSVPNANGGFTPIPKAEIYSTHVENQLRSENNLPLRTSYAADPNGNPAGPSILFPGTRESRFYDSNGNSNGNSINRRRQTPYKY; from the coding sequence ATGTTTGATTACAAGTATAAATACCAAGGTCAAGAGTTTGAAGAGGAATTAGGAAAGAATACTTATGCTTATGAATGGAGAGATTATGACCCTACAATCGGTCGTTTTAACAAAATCGATAGATTCTCTGAGAAATACTTAGGCGTAAGTACTTATGCTTTTTCTGCTAATAGTCCAATCCAGTATAGAGAAATAGCTGGAGATAGTATTCATGTCGTTTTAAGAAGTAGGGGGGTTAATAATTCAACTAATATTCAAAAACTGTATTGGGGACAGAACAATAATGGTAATTACTCATTTTTTGATTCAAGCAATGGTTCAGCATATCAAGGAGGAGACCAATTTGTAGCAGATTTAACTAATGCATTAAATAGTTTAATGAGTGGCGGAATTGTAGGAAATAACTTAGTAACTTCATTAGCTGGTGACCTAAACAACAATGTTGAAATTTTGTCTTCTAATGAAAATAAAGCTGGTTTTGATGGAAGTTTTGTAAAGTGGAATTCAAGTAATACCAATGGAGCTCCTGACAACCAACCTGGAAACAATAATCAAAGACCTACTTTTATTAGTTTAGGTCATGAATTAGCTCATATTAAGGATTCATGGAGTGGTACTTTAGACCAAAGCCGATGGTTTAGTGTACCAAATGCGAATGGAGGTTTTACCCCAATCCCTAAAGCAGAGATTTATTCTACCCATGTTGAAAATCAATTACGATCAGAAAACAATCTTCCTTTAAGAACAAGTTATGCTGCAGACCCAAATGGCAACCCTGCTGGACCTAGCATATTGTTTCCAGGTACTCGTGAAAGTAGGTTTTATGATTCAAATGGAAATTCAAATGGAAATTCAATTAATAGAAGAAGACAAACGCCTTATAAATATTAA